The nucleotide sequence TACACCCAACAACTCAGCAACAGGCTATCACACAGACGTTCCAGCGTTTTGACTGGCCAGTTAAAGGGCCAATGAGCAGTCCATTTGGCCTGAAACGCTTTTTTAACGATAAACCGCGCAAGCCTCATAGTGGTTTGGATATCGCCGCCCCAACAGGCACACCCATTGTTGCACCGGCTGCCGGTAAAGTTGTACTGACAGGTGATTTTTTCTTTAACGGTAACAGTGTCTTTGTTGATCATGGTGCCGGACTGGTCACCATGTATTGCCATCTGGATAGCATTCAGGTGGAACAAGGAGAAACTCTGGAACGGGGTCAGCCATTAGGTACCGTAGGAGCAACTGGCCGGGTTACTGGCCCTCACCTGCACTGGAGTGTCAGCCTTAACAATGCACGGGTGAACCCCAAACTGCTGTTAAAACAGGACACTAACCCTTAAAACAAGAAAACCAGCCCCTTAAAACAGGAACAACGGTCATGAGCCTCAAAGACTTATCCAACGCCGGTACTTCAACCACGATGGCCATTAAAGGAGCGGCTTGTGGCATCCGCCCTGATCTGGACGAAATGTCTCCGGATACAGCCTTTGACTTTTCAGCCGCCAAAGATTTTCTAGAGGAAAATCAAGCAGTTACAAAAGAAACAATAAAAAATGTAAAAGACACAAAAAAGCTCGCTAAATGACAGCCAGCTGAATAATCGCTGTCTATACTCATTACTGTTGCTATATTTCTATCGAGTCCATGAAAAAGAAAATTTCCATTCACCAGCTTCGTCCTGACATGTATGTTGCCGATCTGAACTGTGACTGGATACCCCACCACAATTACCAGAAAGAAGGCCGTATTCCTGATCAGACCACGATTAATCAACTCATCAGTCGTGGTATTAAGGATGTATACATCGACCCTGCTCGCGGGTTAGATGTCGAGGATGCCACTCCGGAAAATGAAGTCGCCCGTCACAATCAGCAAAAACTCGATAAAGCCGCCAATATACTAACACCTGACAGCCAACATAAAGTGTCTGCTCAGGAAGAAATGCGCAAAGCCGGTAAGATTCATAACGAAGCCAAAAGTCTCGTCACTAATGTGTTGCAGGACGTGAAAACCGGCAAAGCCATTGATGTTGAGGCCTTCGATGTGCTGGCCGATGGCATGGTCGATTCGGTATTGCGCAACCACAATGCCCTGGCATGCCTGGGCCGCATTCGTCAGAAAGACAATTACCTGCTGGAACACTCGGTGAATCTGGCGGTATTGATGGGCATTTTTGCCCGGGATATGAAGCTTGACCGGGAAACCATGCATCAGGCGGTTGTTGGCGCCATGCTGCACGACATCGGCAAGGTGATGATTCCCGATGAGGTGTTGCATAAACCCGGCAAACTGACCGACGACGAGTTTGCCATTATGCGTCAACATGTGGTGCACAGCCGCGAACTCCTGAAAAAAACACCGGGCATTAAACCGCTCACCGTTCAGGTCGCCGCACAACACCACGAACGTATTGATGGCAGTGGCTATCCGCTGGGTTTACACGGCTGCGATATTTGCCGTGAAGGTAAAATGGTGGCAATTGCCGACGTATATGATGCCATCACCGCCGACCGGGTGTA is from Bacterioplanoides sp. SCSIO 12839 and encodes:
- a CDS encoding peptidoglycan DD-metalloendopeptidase family protein, which translates into the protein MSNALELPQEHRIPGGIAIIKLGQHEKPPTVTFNNTRVKTLQSEQDQWLAVVGIPLTQSPGEANIQVNDVKHSFSVSDFAYKEQRLTVSKKHVQLSDKNLQRVRKESKLIRNAFQQHSATQPHSTTQLHPTTQQQAITQTFQRFDWPVKGPMSSPFGLKRFFNDKPRKPHSGLDIAAPTGTPIVAPAAGKVVLTGDFFFNGNSVFVDHGAGLVTMYCHLDSIQVEQGETLERGQPLGTVGATGRVTGPHLHWSVSLNNARVNPKLLLKQDTNP
- a CDS encoding HD-GYP domain-containing protein codes for the protein MKKKISIHQLRPDMYVADLNCDWIPHHNYQKEGRIPDQTTINQLISRGIKDVYIDPARGLDVEDATPENEVARHNQQKLDKAANILTPDSQHKVSAQEEMRKAGKIHNEAKSLVTNVLQDVKTGKAIDVEAFDVLADGMVDSVLRNHNALACLGRIRQKDNYLLEHSVNLAVLMGIFARDMKLDRETMHQAVVGAMLHDIGKVMIPDEVLHKPGKLTDDEFAIMRQHVVHSRELLKKTPGIKPLTVQVAAQHHERIDGSGYPLGLHGCDICREGKMVAIADVYDAITADRVYHKGLPPTAALKKLLEWSGTHLEEKLVHRFIRSMGIYPVGSLVKLKSERLAIVEEAGEKDQRLPIVRVIYHARNRQYLPAEIIDLSRPSCQDEIVQAVDPARWGIRLNDFLGL